In one Candidatus Rickettsiella isopodorum genomic region, the following are encoded:
- a CDS encoding class I SAM-dependent methyltransferase: MITIPLGLPVPTAALQTQSDALCQLITEEIRHEPSTSISFARFMELALYEPEWGYYTAHLEKFGKMGDFTTAPEISPLFAQCIGRQCQQVFANLGQTDILEVGAGTGQLAIDLLLFLEKQQSLPGTYKIFEISPTLRERQQERLQQHIPHLFPLIQWLHDWPKQPIKGVILANEVLDALPVSQFFWTEANIQEVRVGCEKDCFCYHLSPVKNYVLNDLGKLKAAYFPKVKAYQSEVCGQLPDWVNKLSFALKQGLILVIDYGFPAQEYYHPDRVNGTLRCYYQHRIHDDPLSLVGLQDITASVDFSCLAQAALQAGLKVAGYTSQAAFLLNNDLLPLIEKCYDEVSSMDVNRQAHLLTSPSEMGELIKVMGLTRNYEFSPLNGFKLYDKRTRL, from the coding sequence ATGATAACAATACCGCTCGGTTTACCGGTTCCGACTGCTGCCTTGCAAACGCAAAGTGACGCATTATGCCAATTGATTACTGAAGAAATACGCCATGAGCCATCAACTTCTATCAGCTTTGCACGATTTATGGAATTGGCATTATACGAGCCAGAGTGGGGATATTATACAGCGCATTTAGAAAAATTTGGTAAAATGGGAGATTTCACTACCGCACCTGAGATTTCTCCCTTATTTGCACAATGCATCGGTCGACAATGCCAGCAAGTCTTTGCGAATTTAGGTCAAACCGATATTTTAGAAGTCGGAGCGGGCACCGGTCAATTAGCCATCGATTTATTGTTGTTCTTAGAAAAACAACAGAGTTTGCCTGGGACCTATAAAATTTTTGAAATCAGTCCAACACTTAGAGAACGTCAACAAGAGCGCTTACAGCAACATATTCCTCATCTATTTCCTTTAATTCAGTGGTTACATGACTGGCCAAAACAACCTATTAAAGGAGTGATTTTGGCCAATGAAGTGCTGGATGCTTTACCCGTGAGTCAGTTCTTTTGGACTGAAGCTAATATTCAAGAGGTGCGAGTTGGTTGTGAAAAAGATTGTTTTTGTTACCATCTGAGTCCTGTTAAAAATTACGTGTTAAATGATTTGGGCAAGTTAAAAGCGGCGTATTTTCCAAAGGTAAAAGCCTATCAATCTGAGGTGTGTGGGCAACTACCTGATTGGGTGAACAAGCTTAGTTTCGCTTTAAAACAGGGTTTAATTTTAGTTATCGATTATGGTTTTCCAGCCCAAGAATATTATCATCCTGACCGGGTCAATGGTACGCTTAGGTGTTATTACCAACATCGCATCCATGACGATCCTTTAAGTTTAGTGGGTCTGCAGGATATCACGGCGTCGGTTGATTTTAGTTGCTTGGCACAAGCGGCACTGCAAGCTGGCTTAAAAGTGGCCGGTTATACATCACAAGCGGCGTTCTTGCTTAACAATGATTTGTTACCTTTAATAGAAAAATGTTATGATGAGGTATCCTCGATGGATGTCAATCGACAGGCACATTTATTAACATCGCCGAGTGAAATGGGAGAGCTTATTAAAGTGATGGGCTTGACCCGAAACTATGAATTCTCCCCATTAAATGGATTTAAGTTATACGATAAACGGACTCGTTTGTAG
- a CDS encoding pteridine reductase yields the protein MLDDSKAHSKVVLITGAGKRVGAAIAQHCHQLGMRVAIHYRESAQQASALCTNFNLQRPDSAIALGADLRDTDHLKDLITQVTRKWGQLDVLINNASSFYPMPVAKVTPSVWEDVMASNLKAPFFLAQLAGPHLKEQKGCIINLVDIQAQRPLKNYSVYCIAKAGLVMLTKSLAKELGPNIRVNAIAPGIVLWPDDDTEFNDALREKIAARNALKRIGTPQDIAKTAAFLINHADFITGQIIAVDGGRSLGY from the coding sequence ATGCTAGATGATTCGAAAGCCCATAGTAAAGTAGTACTTATAACCGGAGCCGGAAAGCGCGTTGGTGCGGCTATCGCCCAACATTGTCATCAGTTAGGTATGCGAGTGGCCATACACTATCGAGAATCCGCACAACAAGCGTCTGCTTTATGTACAAACTTTAATCTACAACGCCCAGATTCCGCCATAGCCCTCGGCGCCGATTTACGTGATACCGACCATCTGAAAGATCTAATCACACAAGTCACCCGTAAATGGGGCCAACTCGATGTTTTAATTAATAATGCGTCCAGCTTTTATCCCATGCCTGTCGCCAAAGTAACACCTAGTGTATGGGAAGATGTGATGGCAAGCAATTTAAAAGCCCCCTTTTTTTTAGCGCAACTTGCAGGGCCCCATCTTAAAGAGCAAAAAGGTTGCATTATTAATCTTGTTGATATTCAAGCACAACGTCCGTTGAAGAATTATTCTGTGTACTGCATTGCCAAAGCGGGATTGGTCATGCTCACTAAGAGTTTAGCTAAAGAATTAGGACCCAACATTCGCGTCAATGCGATTGCGCCGGGTATCGTTTTGTGGCCAGATGATGATACCGAGTTTAACGACGCCTTACGTGAGAAAATTGCTGCCCGAAATGCCTTAAAACGTATCGGAACCCCTCAAGATATTGCTAAGACGGCGGCTTTTTTAATTAATCACGCTGACTTTATCACCGGTCAAATTATCGCAGTGGATGGTGGTCGTTCACTCGGTTATTAA
- a CDS encoding SUF system Fe-S cluster assembly regulator, translated as MLRLSKLTDYAVVIMAYLSQHPGLAINAKSIAEHTGISLPTTSKLLKRLSHEGLLQANRGIKGGYQLACPATDIALGTVIQTLEGQIALTECSHHTRSCHLEKQCTIRDNWRKISAFIQATMMHISLADLIQPLKRSQLERLKIENPLHLLPENNA; from the coding sequence ATGTTAAGACTCAGCAAACTAACCGATTATGCCGTGGTCATCATGGCGTATTTATCACAACATCCTGGATTGGCTATTAATGCGAAAAGCATTGCCGAGCATACCGGCATCTCTTTACCGACGACTAGTAAACTACTGAAACGTTTAAGCCATGAAGGCCTTTTACAGGCAAATCGAGGCATTAAAGGGGGCTATCAACTGGCCTGTCCAGCCACAGATATTGCACTCGGAACCGTGATTCAAACCCTAGAAGGCCAAATTGCTCTGACTGAATGTAGTCATCACACACGATCCTGTCACTTAGAAAAACAGTGTACGATTCGGGATAACTGGCGTAAGATTAGCGCCTTTATTCAGGCGACGATGATGCATATTAGTTTAGCGGATCTCATCCAGCCACTTAAGCGAAGTCAATTAGAGAGACTAAAAATAGAAAATCCTCTTCATTTGCTACCAGAGAACAACGCATGA
- the sufB gene encoding Fe-S cluster assembly protein SufB, whose amino-acid sequence MTQAALNKLLQQDYQHGFVSDIAADTLPCGLNEDVIRHISAKKNEPEFLLAWRLKAYRHWLTLTEPHWADYMHYPAIDYQAISYYSAPKIKKQLNSLDEVDPELLRTYNKLGISLQEQERLSGVAVDAVFDSISVATTFKEKLRTMGILFCSFSEAVQEYPELIKKYLGSVVPYTDNFYACLNAAVFTDGSFCYIPPGTRCPMELSTYFRINAANTGQFERTLIIADEGSYVSYLEGCTAPQRDENQLHAAVVELIALDHAQIKYSTVQNWYPGDKEGKGGIYNFVTKRGHCRGVHSKISWTQVETGSAITWKYPSVILQGDASVGEFYSVALTNHKQQADTGTKMIHIGKNTKSTILSKGISAGHGQNSYRGLVKIVETADHARNYTQCDSLLIGGSCKAHTFPSIEVKNQSAQIEHEASASKISEDQLFYCLQRGLDSETALSLIVNGFCKAVFKELPMEFAVEAQKLLGLSLEGCIG is encoded by the coding sequence ATGACTCAAGCTGCTTTAAACAAATTATTACAACAAGATTATCAACATGGCTTTGTCAGTGATATTGCGGCAGATACGTTGCCCTGCGGGTTGAATGAAGACGTTATTCGTCATATCTCAGCGAAAAAAAATGAGCCTGAATTTTTATTGGCCTGGCGCTTAAAAGCTTATCGCCATTGGCTAACGTTAACCGAGCCACACTGGGCTGATTATATGCATTATCCCGCCATCGATTACCAAGCGATTAGCTATTATTCGGCGCCAAAAATAAAAAAACAGCTGAATAGTTTAGATGAAGTCGATCCGGAGTTGCTACGTACTTATAATAAATTAGGTATTTCACTTCAAGAACAGGAACGCTTATCGGGTGTTGCCGTAGATGCCGTCTTTGACAGTATTTCTGTCGCCACTACGTTCAAAGAAAAACTGCGCACAATGGGAATTTTATTCTGCTCCTTTTCTGAAGCCGTGCAAGAATATCCAGAGCTGATCAAAAAATACTTAGGTTCTGTCGTCCCTTATACCGACAATTTTTATGCCTGCTTAAATGCGGCGGTGTTTACCGACGGATCTTTTTGCTACATTCCACCGGGCACACGATGTCCGATGGAATTATCCACTTATTTTCGAATTAATGCCGCGAATACTGGCCAGTTTGAACGAACCTTAATAATTGCCGACGAAGGCAGTTATGTGAGTTATTTAGAAGGATGCACGGCGCCACAACGCGATGAAAATCAACTCCATGCCGCTGTGGTTGAATTAATAGCCTTAGATCATGCGCAGATAAAATATTCCACTGTGCAAAATTGGTATCCTGGTGATAAAGAGGGCAAAGGAGGAATTTACAATTTTGTCACTAAACGCGGTCATTGTCGTGGCGTGCATTCAAAAATTTCTTGGACACAAGTCGAAACCGGGTCTGCCATTACTTGGAAATACCCTAGTGTTATTCTGCAAGGCGATGCTTCTGTCGGTGAGTTTTATTCTGTGGCCTTGACTAACCATAAACAACAAGCTGATACCGGAACTAAAATGATCCATATTGGCAAAAATACTAAAAGCACGATTTTGTCGAAAGGAATTAGTGCTGGTCACGGCCAAAACAGTTATCGTGGTTTGGTCAAAATAGTCGAAACAGCCGACCATGCGCGTAACTATACTCAATGCGACTCACTCTTAATTGGTGGAAGCTGTAAAGCACATACGTTCCCTAGCATTGAAGTTAAAAATCAAAGTGCACAAATAGAGCATGAAGCCTCTGCTTCGAAAATTAGTGAAGATCAGCTTTTTTATTGTTTACAACGGGGCCTTGATAGCGAAACCGCCCTTTCATTGATCGTCAATGGTTTTTGCAAAGCGGTATTTAAAGAATTACCTATGGAGTTTGCGGTTGAAGCACAGAAGTTATTGGGTTTAAGTTTGGAAGGATGTATCGGTTAA
- the sufC gene encoding Fe-S cluster assembly ATPase SufC, producing MLAIKNLHTEVDNKKILRGVNLHIKSGEIHAIMGPNGSGKSTLANVLAGRGNYTLTQGEISYLGEDLTRLTPELRARAGIFLAFQYPVEIPGVSNVYLLKASLNAIRKARGETELDAMDFLNLIKEKLKLVEMDQDFLYRSVNTGFSGGEKKRNEILQMALLEPQLAILDETDSGLDIDALKIIAQGVNSLRSPKRAIVLITHYQRLLDYIKPDHVHILAGGKIIRSGDFSLAQTLEKEGYTTILQEESLV from the coding sequence ATGTTAGCTATTAAAAATTTACACACAGAAGTCGATAACAAGAAAATATTACGTGGGGTTAACCTTCATATAAAATCGGGTGAAATACATGCCATCATGGGACCTAATGGTTCGGGTAAAAGTACCTTAGCCAATGTTTTAGCAGGACGTGGTAACTACACACTGACACAAGGCGAAATCAGCTATTTAGGGGAAGATCTAACCCGCTTAACACCTGAACTACGCGCACGCGCCGGAATATTTTTAGCGTTTCAATATCCCGTCGAAATTCCGGGTGTTAGCAACGTTTATTTACTAAAAGCTTCTTTAAATGCGATTCGCAAAGCACGTGGTGAAACTGAACTCGATGCCATGGATTTTTTAAACTTGATTAAAGAAAAACTAAAATTGGTCGAAATGGATCAAGATTTTCTGTATCGATCCGTCAATACCGGTTTTTCTGGCGGTGAGAAAAAACGCAATGAAATTTTACAAATGGCGCTTTTAGAGCCTCAACTCGCTATCTTAGATGAAACCGATTCTGGTTTAGATATTGATGCTTTAAAAATAATTGCACAAGGTGTCAATAGTCTGCGATCACCTAAACGCGCTATAGTGCTGATTACGCACTATCAACGTTTACTCGATTATATTAAGCCCGATCATGTCCATATATTGGCTGGCGGAAAAATTATTCGTTCCGGTGATTTCTCTTTAGCGCAAACCTTAGAAAAAGAAGGTTATACGACTATTTTACAAGAAGAATCGTTGGTGTAG